The Pseudomonas fragi DNA window TTTGCAACCCACAGTGCCGGAAGCATGGTGCTCTCCTCGCGCGCCGGTTTTTCGGCGCTCGTTCAAGTAATTAGCTGATGGACAGGACGCGAGTCATGGCCTGATCGTCTTCTTTGGCGGTGTTCATCATTTTGATGTGCAGTTCGAACTGCTTGGACAGGGCCAGCACCGAGGTCATCTCATCCACGGCATTGACGTTGCTCGCCTCCAGAAAGCCCGAGGTCACCCGCACATTGGCATCGGCCGGGGCCGGCTGCCCGTCGTTGGTGTGGATCAGGCCGTCGAGGCCCTTGCTCATGGTTTTCAGGTCTGGCTGGACCAGCTTGATCCGGTCCACTTGCGCCATCACCCGGGGGCCTTCGCCCTGGGCGCGGATGCTGATGGTGCCGTCTTCGCCGACTTCGATCTGCTGCTGGGGCGGCACCGCGATCGGCCCGCCATTGCCCATGATCGGCATGCCGTTACCCGCCCGCAGGATACCCAGGGCATCCACGTTCATACTGGCGGTGCGCACATAGGCCTCACTGCCGTCGGGGGCCTGTACCGCCAGCCAGCCGTCACCGGACACGGCCACATCGAGGTCACGACCGGTCTCGACCAGCGCACCGGGGCTGAAGTCGGTGGCCGGGCGCTCGGTCAGGGCAAAGGCACGCGCCGGAAAGCTGTCACCAAACACCGGCATCGAGCGGGCCTGTTCCAGGTCACGCTGAAAACCGTTGGTCGAGATGTTCGCCAGATTGTTGGCATGCGCCTTCTGCGCCAGTGCGTTCTGACTGGCGCCGGTCATTGCCACATAAAGGTACTTGTCCACAGTCTTTCCTCTGTCTGACGGACGCTTGCCGTCCACCGCTGTACTGCAGAGGTCATTGCAATTTGCGCACCAACTTTATTTTGACGCGCTGCGGCGCGGGTTTGCACAGGGATGGGGGGAGATTCGGGGCGGGGGAACGGCGGGGTTCTGCCGGTTGCGGCAATGGGTGGCCTGCCGAGTCGCGTCAATCTTGTGGGAGCGGGCTTGCTCGCGATTCTGGCGGCGCGATATGTCTGGCACACCGCAGCGATATCATCGCGAGCAAGCCCGCTCCCACAGACCAGCACTTACAGGTTTAAGCGTCCTTGCCCGGCTTGATAATGTCGTGCTCGCGCAGTTTGTTGGCGATGGTGGTATGGGACACCCCCAATCGCTTGCCCAGCAATCGGCTACTTGGGTGCTCGGAATACAGTTGCTCCAGCACCGCCTTTTCGAAACGCCCGACAATCTGCTCCAGGCCGCCCTCCAGCGAAAACTCGCCCAGGGGCTGGCGCACGCCGTAATCCGGCAGGCGGATATGCTCGGCCTTGACCACCCCGCCATCGCACAGCGACACCGCCTGGAACAGCACGTTCTCCAACTGACGCACGTTGCCCGGCCAGTGGTAGTGGCGCAACCGTTCCATCGCCGCAGGCGCCAGGCGCGGTAGCGAACAACCAATCTGGCGGCTGGCCTGATCGAGAAAATGCTCCACCAGCGGTTCCAGCCCGTCCAGGCAATCGCGCAACGGCGGGATATGCAGCGACAGCACGTTGAGGCGGTGATAGAGATCCTGGCGGAACTCGCCCCGGGCACACAGCTCCGACAAGTCGACCTGGGTGGCACACATCACCCGCACATCGAGATAGACCTCTTCATCACTGCCGACACGGCGAAAGCAGCCGTCCTGCAAGAAGCGCAGCAATTTGACCTGCAAGCGCGGGCTCATTTCACCCACGCCATCAAGAAACAGCGTACCCCCGGCCGTCAGCTCCAGCAGGCCCAGCTTCCCTTCCGCCCGCGCCCCTTCAAATGCACCAGGGCCGTAGCCGAACAACTCGGTTTCAGCCATCGATTCGGGCAGGCCAGCGCAGTTAAGCGCCATCAATGGCGACTGGCCACGAGGGCTGGCCAGATGGCAGGCACGGGCCAGCAGCTCCTTGCCGGTACCGGTTTCGCCTTCTATTAATAGCGGCGCATCCAGCGGCGCCATGCGCCGGGCTTCGCGCACCACGGCAGCCATGACCTTCGAGCTCTGGAAAATACTGTCAAAGCCGCGCAGTTCCTGCTTGCGCACATTGTAAATCTGCTCGCCTACCCGGTCGGCGCGGTGCAGGGTCAGCACGGCCCCGGCCATCGCCTCGCTTTCATCATGCTCGAGTTGCAGCGGCGCGATATCCGCCAGGTACACCAAACCCTTGATCTTGACCCGCAGGCCATTGATGCGCG harbors:
- a CDS encoding flagellar basal body rod protein FlgF; the protein is MDKYLYVAMTGASQNALAQKAHANNLANISTNGFQRDLEQARSMPVFGDSFPARAFALTERPATDFSPGALVETGRDLDVAVSGDGWLAVQAPDGSEAYVRTASMNVDALGILRAGNGMPIMGNGGPIAVPPQQQIEVGEDGTISIRAQGEGPRVMAQVDRIKLVQPDLKTMSKGLDGLIHTNDGQPAPADANVRVTSGFLEASNVNAVDEMTSVLALSKQFELHIKMMNTAKEDDQAMTRVLSIS
- a CDS encoding sigma-54-dependent phenylalanine hydroxylase transcriptional regulator PhhR, which codes for MRIKVHCQNRIGILRDILNLLVAYGINVKRGEVGGDQGNAIYLYCPNLINLQFQALRPKFETISGVFGVKRVGLMPSERRHMELNALLGALEFPVLSIDMGGCIVAANRAAAQLLGVRVDEVPGISLSRYAEDFDLPELVRANKSRINGLRVKIKGLVYLADIAPLQLEHDESEAMAGAVLTLHRADRVGEQIYNVRKQELRGFDSIFQSSKVMAAVVREARRMAPLDAPLLIEGETGTGKELLARACHLASPRGQSPLMALNCAGLPESMAETELFGYGPGAFEGARAEGKLGLLELTAGGTLFLDGVGEMSPRLQVKLLRFLQDGCFRRVGSDEEVYLDVRVMCATQVDLSELCARGEFRQDLYHRLNVLSLHIPPLRDCLDGLEPLVEHFLDQASRQIGCSLPRLAPAAMERLRHYHWPGNVRQLENVLFQAVSLCDGGVVKAEHIRLPDYGVRQPLGEFSLEGGLEQIVGRFEKAVLEQLYSEHPSSRLLGKRLGVSHTTIANKLREHDIIKPGKDA